A genomic region of Streptomyces diastaticus subsp. diastaticus contains the following coding sequences:
- a CDS encoding pyruvate dehydrogenase — MAKQNVAEQFVDILVRAGVKRMYGVVGDSLNPVVDAVRRTPGIDWVHVRHEEAAAFAAGAEAQITGQLTACAGSCGPGNLHLINGLYDAHRSMAPVLALASHIPSSEIGLGYFQETHPELLFRECSHYCEMISSPEQMPRLLQTAIQNAIGQGGVSVVTMPGDIADKPAPEKSIETALVTERPSVRPGESEIAKLVDMIDKAEKVTLFCGSGTAGAHDEVMEFAEKLKAPVGHALRGKEWIEYDNPFDVGMSGLLGYGAAYEATHECDLLILLGTDFPYNAFLPDDVKIAQVDVRPQHLGRRSKLDLAIWGDVRETLRCLTPLVRTKTSRRFLDRMLKKHAEALEGVVSAYTRKVDKHVPIHPEYVASVLDDLADDDAVFTVDTGMNNVWAARYITPNGKRRVIGSFSHGSMANALPQAIGAQLIERDRQVVSMSGDGGFSMLMGDFLTLVQLDLPVKVVLFNNSSLGMVELEMLVGGLPAFGTSNHNPDFAAVARACGAYGVRVEKPKQLAGALKDAFKHDGPALVDVVTDPNALSIPPKIKAEMVTGFALSASKMVLDGGVGKMLQMARSNLRNIPRP; from the coding sequence ATGGCCAAGCAGAACGTCGCCGAACAGTTCGTCGACATCCTCGTCCGCGCGGGGGTGAAGCGGATGTACGGCGTGGTCGGTGACAGCCTCAACCCCGTCGTGGACGCGGTCCGCCGTACTCCCGGCATCGACTGGGTGCACGTACGGCACGAGGAGGCCGCCGCCTTCGCGGCCGGGGCCGAGGCACAGATCACCGGCCAGCTCACCGCCTGCGCCGGCTCCTGCGGTCCCGGCAACCTCCACCTCATCAACGGCCTGTACGACGCGCACCGCTCGATGGCCCCGGTGCTCGCCCTCGCCTCCCACATCCCCTCCAGCGAGATCGGGCTCGGCTACTTCCAGGAGACCCACCCGGAGCTGCTGTTCCGGGAGTGCAGCCACTACTGCGAGATGATCTCCAGCCCGGAGCAGATGCCCCGGCTCCTGCAGACCGCCATCCAGAACGCCATCGGCCAGGGCGGCGTCAGCGTCGTCACCATGCCCGGCGACATCGCCGACAAGCCCGCCCCCGAGAAGTCCATCGAGACGGCGCTGGTGACCGAACGCCCCAGCGTCCGCCCGGGCGAGAGCGAGATCGCCAAGCTGGTCGACATGATCGACAAGGCGGAGAAGGTCACCCTCTTCTGCGGCAGCGGCACCGCCGGCGCCCACGACGAGGTGATGGAGTTCGCCGAGAAGCTCAAGGCCCCGGTCGGCCACGCGCTGCGCGGCAAGGAGTGGATCGAGTACGACAACCCGTTCGACGTCGGCATGAGCGGCCTGCTCGGCTACGGCGCCGCCTACGAGGCGACCCACGAGTGCGACCTGCTGATCCTGCTCGGCACGGACTTCCCGTACAACGCCTTCCTGCCCGACGACGTGAAGATCGCCCAGGTCGACGTCCGGCCCCAGCACCTCGGCCGCCGCTCCAAGCTGGACCTCGCCATCTGGGGCGACGTCCGCGAGACGCTGCGCTGCCTCACCCCGCTGGTACGGACGAAGACCAGCCGCCGCTTCCTGGACCGGATGCTGAAGAAGCACGCCGAGGCCCTGGAGGGCGTGGTCAGCGCCTACACCCGCAAGGTCGACAAGCACGTCCCGATCCACCCCGAGTACGTCGCCTCGGTCCTCGACGACCTCGCCGACGACGACGCCGTCTTCACCGTCGACACCGGCATGAACAACGTCTGGGCGGCCCGCTACATCACCCCCAACGGCAAGCGGCGCGTCATCGGCTCGTTCAGCCACGGCTCGATGGCCAACGCCCTGCCGCAGGCGATCGGCGCCCAGCTGATCGAGCGGGACCGGCAGGTCGTCTCGATGTCCGGCGACGGCGGATTCTCCATGCTGATGGGCGACTTCCTCACCCTCGTCCAACTCGACCTGCCGGTGAAGGTCGTCCTCTTCAACAACTCCTCGCTCGGCATGGTCGAACTGGAGATGCTCGTCGGCGGCCTGCCCGCCTTCGGCACCAGCAACCACAACCCCGACTTCGCCGCCGTCGCCCGCGCCTGCGGCGCCTACGGCGTACGCGTCGAGAAGCCCAAGCAGCTCGCGGGCGCCCTCAAGGACGCCTTCAAACACGACGGGCCCGCCCTGGTGGACGTCGTCACCGACCCGAACGCCCTCTCCATCCCGCCGAAGATCAAGGCCGAGATGGTCACCGGGTTCGCCCTCTCCGCCAGCAAGATGGTCCTCGACGGCGGCGTCGGCAAGATGCTCCAGATGGCCCGCTCGAATCTGCGCAACATCCCCCGGCCCTGA
- a CDS encoding PucR family transcriptional regulator, protein MRLRALLRTDGLGLRLLGGEDELDRAVRGVMTTDLRDPSRYLTGGELVLTGLAWRHGPADSEPFVRILAAAGVAALAAGEAELGAVPEDLVAACAQHRLPLLAVNESVAFATITEHVVRRVSGERAGDLAAVVDRHRRLMTAGPAGGGPEVVLDLLGSDLDLRAWVLSPTGRRVAGPRGLAPLPHETAAQLAADGLAAVRAGRRRPVRTSVGGEAYALFPIRSAPSGTPRGPAIADWLLAVRADASDWPEERLDLLDGVTQLIAVERDRRDAARTVRRRLAGEVLELVQSGAAPAEIAARLRVAAPVLLPGLGAAPHWQVVVATADGAGGGQAARALLEEILVAPDAPGPEVADRIAVARLGEEAVALVPLPAVAADGAPTGDDAAGQGPEGLVAEELLDTVRLPLSAGLGDGDRITLGVSAVVHSAEGLRGALEEARHARRVAAARPGSVCAAGHQELASHVLLLPFVPDDVRRAFTARLLDPLRDYDRRHRAELVPTLEAFLDSDGSWTRCAARLHLHVNTLRYRVGRIEQLTGRDLSRLEDKLDFFLALRMS, encoded by the coding sequence ATGCGGCTGCGCGCCCTGCTTCGGACCGATGGCCTCGGCCTGCGGCTGCTCGGCGGTGAGGACGAGCTGGACCGCGCGGTCCGCGGAGTGATGACCACCGACCTGCGCGACCCCAGCCGCTACCTCACCGGTGGCGAACTGGTCCTCACCGGACTGGCCTGGCGGCACGGCCCCGCCGACTCCGAGCCCTTCGTCCGCATCCTGGCGGCGGCCGGGGTGGCCGCGCTCGCCGCGGGCGAGGCGGAGCTCGGCGCGGTCCCCGAGGACCTGGTCGCGGCCTGCGCCCAGCACCGGCTGCCACTCCTCGCGGTCAACGAGTCGGTCGCCTTCGCCACCATCACCGAGCACGTCGTACGCCGCGTCTCGGGCGAGCGCGCCGGGGACCTCGCCGCCGTCGTCGACCGGCATCGGCGGCTGATGACGGCCGGGCCCGCGGGCGGCGGCCCCGAGGTCGTCCTCGATCTGCTCGGCTCCGACCTGGACCTGCGCGCCTGGGTCCTCTCCCCCACCGGCCGACGCGTCGCCGGCCCCCGCGGTCTGGCCCCGCTGCCCCACGAGACCGCCGCCCAGCTCGCCGCCGACGGCCTGGCCGCGGTCCGCGCCGGACGGCGCAGGCCGGTACGGACCAGCGTCGGCGGGGAGGCGTACGCGCTCTTCCCGATCCGGTCGGCGCCCTCGGGCACGCCCCGGGGACCCGCCATCGCCGACTGGCTGCTCGCGGTCCGCGCGGACGCCTCCGACTGGCCGGAGGAGCGGCTCGACCTGCTCGACGGCGTCACCCAGCTCATCGCCGTCGAACGCGACCGGCGCGACGCGGCCCGCACGGTACGGCGCCGGCTCGCCGGGGAGGTCCTGGAACTGGTGCAGTCGGGCGCGGCCCCCGCCGAGATCGCGGCCCGGCTGCGGGTCGCCGCCCCCGTGCTGCTGCCCGGACTGGGCGCCGCCCCGCACTGGCAGGTGGTGGTCGCCACCGCCGACGGCGCGGGCGGCGGGCAGGCGGCCCGGGCGCTGCTGGAGGAGATCCTGGTGGCGCCGGACGCCCCGGGCCCCGAGGTGGCCGACCGGATCGCGGTGGCCCGCCTCGGCGAGGAGGCCGTGGCGCTGGTCCCGCTGCCCGCCGTGGCGGCCGACGGGGCACCCACCGGCGACGACGCGGCCGGGCAGGGGCCGGAGGGGCTGGTCGCCGAGGAACTGCTCGACACCGTACGGCTCCCGCTCTCCGCCGGACTCGGCGACGGTGACCGGATCACCCTGGGCGTCAGCGCCGTCGTCCACTCGGCGGAGGGCCTGCGCGGCGCCCTGGAGGAGGCACGGCACGCCCGGCGGGTCGCCGCCGCCCGCCCCGGCAGCGTCTGCGCCGCCGGACACCAGGAACTGGCCTCGCACGTCCTGCTGCTCCCCTTCGTCCCCGACGACGTCCGCCGCGCCTTCACCGCCCGCCTCCTCGACCCGCTCCGGGACTACGACCGCCGCCACCGCGCGGAACTGGTCCCCACTCTGGAGGCGTTCCTCGACAGCGACGGTTCCTGGACCCGCTGTGCCGCCCGGCTTCACCTGCACGTCAACACCCTGCGCTACCGCGTGGGCAGGATCGAGCAACTGACGGGCCGCGACCTGTCGCGCCTCGAGGACAAGCTGGACTTCTTCCTGGCTCTGCGGATGAGCTGA
- a CDS encoding (2Fe-2S)-binding protein, which yields MRVNFTVNGRRQEADDVWEGESLLYVLRERMGLPGSKNACEQGECGSCTVRLDGVPVCSCLVAAGQAQDRDIVTVEGLAALAACRTEGGDCGSGACGTGLDEARRWSADPARGTDSQTGEGTELSPIQQAFIDAGAVQCGFCTPGLLVAADEMLEANPSPSDADIREALSGNLCRCTGYEKILDAVRLAAARQEGAVSR from the coding sequence ATGCGCGTGAACTTCACCGTCAACGGCCGCCGCCAGGAGGCCGACGACGTCTGGGAGGGCGAGTCGCTGCTCTACGTCCTGCGCGAGCGGATGGGACTGCCCGGTTCCAAGAACGCCTGCGAGCAGGGCGAGTGCGGCTCCTGCACGGTCCGCCTGGACGGCGTGCCCGTCTGTTCCTGCCTGGTCGCGGCCGGCCAGGCCCAGGACCGCGACATCGTCACCGTCGAGGGCCTCGCCGCGCTGGCCGCCTGCCGCACCGAGGGCGGCGACTGCGGCTCCGGGGCCTGCGGCACCGGGCTCGACGAGGCCAGGCGGTGGAGCGCCGACCCGGCGAGGGGCACCGACTCGCAGACCGGCGAGGGCACCGAACTCTCCCCCATCCAGCAGGCGTTCATCGACGCCGGCGCCGTCCAGTGCGGCTTCTGCACCCCCGGCCTGCTGGTCGCCGCCGACGAGATGCTGGAGGCCAATCCCTCGCCCAGCGACGCCGACATCCGCGAGGCACTCTCCGGCAACCTCTGCCGCTGCACCGGCTACGAGAAGATCCTCGACGCGGTCCGGCTCGCCGCCGCCCGCCAGGAAGGCGCGGTGAGCCGATGA
- the pucD gene encoding xanthine dehydrogenase subunit D, translating into MTATGVPGRLTQGSATKGGIGESTLRPDGTLKVTGEFAYASDMWHEDMLWGHTVRSPHAHARIVSIDTGEALAQAGVYAVLTHDDLPAEVKNYGLEIQDTPALAHGRVRHHGEPIALVAADHPETARRAAARIKVVYEELPLVTDEASATAPGAPLLHEDRDDHHAPHTPHPNIVHRQPIVHGDVAAGRALADVVVTGDYVFGMQDQAFLGPESGLAVPAEDGGVDLYVATQWLHADLRQIAPVLGLPEEKVRMTLSGVGGAFGGREDLSMQIHACLLALRTGKPVKMVYNRFESFFGHVHRHPAKLHYEHGATRDGKLTHLVCRIVLDGGAYASSSPAVVGNAASLGAGPYAIDNVEIEAVALYTNNPPCGAMRGFGAVQACFAYEAQMDKLAAALGMDPVELRQLNAMEQGSVLPTGQLVDSPAPVAELLRRVKARPLPPERQWESAGGEPDVRALPGGLSNTTHGEGVVRGVGYAVGIKNVGFSEGFDDYSTARVSLQVAGGEPVAVVHTAMAEVGQGGITVHAQIARTELGVSQVTIHPADTQVGSAGSTSASRQTYVTGGAVKNTCEAVREKVLELGRARLGTYHPAWATAELLLEGGKVVTDGGEVLADLAEVLGEEVIDLELEWRHRPTEPLDLRTGQGRGHVQYSFAAHRAVVEVDTDLGLVKVVELACAQDVGKALNPLSVVGQIQGGSTQGLGVAVMEEIIVDPATAKVRNPSFTDYLIPTILDTPTIPVDVLELADDHAPYGLRGIGEAPTLSSTPAVLAAIRAATGLELNRTPVRPEHLTGS; encoded by the coding sequence ATGACCGCCACCGGCGTCCCCGGCCGCCTCACCCAGGGCTCCGCCACCAAGGGCGGCATCGGTGAGTCCACGCTGCGGCCCGACGGCACCCTCAAGGTGACCGGCGAGTTCGCGTACGCCTCCGACATGTGGCACGAGGACATGCTCTGGGGGCACACCGTGCGCTCCCCCCACGCCCACGCCCGCATCGTCTCCATCGACACCGGCGAGGCGCTCGCCCAGGCCGGGGTGTACGCCGTCCTCACCCACGACGACCTGCCCGCCGAGGTGAAGAACTACGGCCTGGAGATCCAGGACACCCCGGCCCTCGCCCACGGGCGGGTCCGCCACCACGGTGAGCCCATCGCCCTGGTCGCCGCCGACCACCCCGAGACGGCCCGCCGCGCCGCCGCCAGGATCAAGGTGGTCTACGAGGAACTGCCGCTCGTCACCGACGAGGCCAGCGCCACCGCGCCCGGCGCGCCCCTGCTCCACGAGGACCGCGACGACCACCACGCCCCGCACACCCCGCACCCGAACATCGTCCACCGCCAGCCCATCGTCCACGGCGACGTGGCGGCGGGCCGCGCCCTGGCCGACGTCGTGGTCACCGGCGACTACGTCTTCGGCATGCAGGACCAGGCGTTCCTCGGCCCCGAGTCGGGACTGGCCGTCCCCGCCGAGGACGGCGGGGTCGACCTGTACGTGGCCACCCAGTGGCTCCACGCCGACCTGCGCCAGATCGCGCCCGTCCTCGGCCTGCCCGAGGAGAAGGTCCGCATGACGCTCTCCGGCGTCGGCGGTGCCTTCGGCGGCCGGGAGGACCTGTCGATGCAGATCCACGCCTGCCTGCTGGCGCTGCGCACCGGCAAGCCCGTGAAGATGGTCTACAACCGCTTCGAGTCCTTCTTCGGCCACGTCCACCGCCACCCCGCCAAGCTCCACTACGAGCACGGCGCCACCCGCGACGGCAAGCTCACCCACCTGGTGTGCCGTATCGTCCTGGACGGCGGCGCGTACGCCTCCTCCTCCCCGGCGGTGGTCGGCAACGCGGCCTCGCTCGGCGCGGGCCCGTACGCCATCGACAACGTCGAGATCGAGGCTGTCGCCCTCTACACCAACAACCCGCCGTGCGGCGCCATGCGCGGCTTCGGAGCCGTCCAGGCGTGCTTCGCCTACGAGGCGCAGATGGACAAGCTGGCCGCCGCCCTCGGCATGGACCCGGTCGAACTGCGGCAGCTCAACGCCATGGAACAGGGCTCCGTCCTGCCCACCGGCCAGTTGGTCGACTCGCCCGCGCCCGTCGCCGAACTGCTGCGCCGGGTCAAGGCCCGCCCGCTGCCGCCCGAGCGCCAGTGGGAGTCGGCCGGCGGTGAGCCCGACGTCCGCGCCCTGCCCGGGGGCCTGTCCAACACCACCCACGGCGAGGGCGTCGTCCGGGGCGTCGGCTACGCCGTCGGCATCAAGAACGTCGGCTTCTCCGAGGGCTTCGACGACTACTCGACGGCCCGGGTCAGCCTCCAGGTCGCCGGTGGCGAGCCCGTCGCCGTCGTGCACACCGCGATGGCGGAGGTCGGGCAGGGCGGTATCACCGTCCACGCCCAGATCGCCCGTACCGAACTGGGCGTCTCCCAGGTCACCATCCACCCCGCCGACACCCAGGTCGGCTCGGCCGGATCGACCTCCGCCTCCCGGCAGACGTACGTCACCGGCGGCGCCGTCAAGAACACCTGCGAGGCCGTCCGGGAGAAGGTGCTGGAGCTGGGCCGCGCCAGACTCGGCACCTACCACCCCGCCTGGGCCACCGCCGAACTCCTCCTGGAGGGCGGCAAGGTCGTCACCGACGGCGGGGAGGTCCTCGCCGACCTCGCCGAGGTCCTCGGCGAGGAGGTGATCGACCTGGAGCTGGAGTGGCGCCACCGGCCCACCGAACCCCTCGACCTGCGCACCGGGCAGGGCAGGGGCCACGTCCAGTACTCCTTCGCCGCCCACCGCGCCGTCGTCGAGGTCGACACCGACCTCGGCCTGGTCAAGGTGGTGGAGCTGGCCTGCGCCCAGGACGTCGGCAAGGCCCTCAACCCGCTCTCCGTGGTCGGCCAGATCCAGGGCGGCTCCACGCAGGGCCTCGGCGTCGCCGTCATGGAGGAGATCATCGTGGACCCGGCCACCGCCAAGGTCCGCAACCCCTCCTTCACCGACTACCTCATCCCGACCATCCTCGACACCCCGACCATCCCGGTCGACGTCCTCGAACTCGCCGACGACCACGCTCCCTACGGGCTCCGTGGCA
- a CDS encoding GntR family transcriptional regulator, with protein MEHAPPRAATPASPDRSGEPARPRVPSQPTARDVSAPAARGEHTHSEPPAPRTPLRRTSVRGQVLDGLRGALVAGDLVPGEVYSAPGLAERFGVSATPVREAMQQLALEGAVEVVPNRGFRVVERDARELAELAEVRALIEVPVMLRLAHSVPADQWAALRPLAEETVAAAETGDRARYAESDRAFHGAVLGLGGNRQLASVAADLHRRAQWPLVTGPLSRRPTDLVADAAQHLALLEALAARDLPAVQSLVREHFAGAR; from the coding sequence GTGGAGCACGCCCCGCCCCGGGCCGCCACCCCGGCCTCCCCCGACCGGTCCGGCGAGCCCGCCCGCCCCCGCGTCCCGTCCCAGCCCACCGCCCGCGACGTCTCAGCCCCGGCCGCGCGCGGCGAGCACACCCACAGCGAGCCCCCCGCCCCCCGCACCCCGCTGCGACGCACCTCCGTACGCGGCCAGGTGCTCGACGGTCTGCGCGGCGCCCTCGTCGCGGGCGATCTCGTCCCCGGCGAGGTCTACTCCGCACCCGGCCTCGCCGAGCGCTTCGGCGTCTCGGCCACGCCGGTCCGCGAGGCCATGCAGCAGCTCGCCCTGGAGGGCGCGGTCGAGGTGGTGCCCAACCGGGGGTTCCGCGTCGTCGAGCGGGACGCCCGCGAACTCGCCGAACTCGCCGAGGTCCGCGCCCTCATCGAGGTCCCCGTCATGCTGCGGCTGGCCCACTCCGTCCCCGCCGACCAGTGGGCGGCCCTGCGGCCGCTGGCCGAGGAGACCGTCGCCGCCGCCGAGACCGGTGACCGGGCCCGCTACGCCGAGTCCGACCGCGCCTTCCACGGCGCCGTCCTCGGCCTCGGCGGGAACCGGCAGCTCGCCTCGGTCGCCGCCGATCTGCACCGGCGCGCCCAGTGGCCCCTGGTCACCGGCCCGCTCTCGCGACGCCCCACCGACCTGGTGGCCGACGCCGCCCAGCACCTCGCACTCCTGGAAGCGCTGGCGGCCCGGGACCTCCCGGCCGTCCAGTCCCTGGTCCGCGAACACTTCGCCGGCGCCCGCTGA
- a CDS encoding FAD binding domain-containing protein has protein sequence MDFLRPAGWEEALAAKAEHPAAVPIAGGTDLMVEINFDHRRPDHLLDLGRIEELTAWEDLGDSIRLGASVPYSRIMRHLRGELPGLALASHTVASPQIRNRGGVGGNLGTASPAGDAHPALLAAGAEVEAESVRGTRLIPIDDFYTGVKRNALAPDELIRAVRIRKADGPQQFSKVGTRNAMVIAVCAFGIALHPRSRTVRTGIGSAAPTPIRAKAAEEFLVAALAEGNHWESGGPLPESLVKQFATLAAGACNPIDDVRGTAAYRRHAIGVLARRTLGWTWAARERSTACA, from the coding sequence ATGGACTTCCTTCGTCCCGCCGGCTGGGAGGAGGCGCTCGCCGCGAAGGCCGAGCACCCCGCCGCCGTGCCGATCGCGGGCGGCACGGACCTGATGGTCGAGATCAACTTCGACCACCGCCGCCCCGACCACCTGCTGGACCTCGGACGCATCGAGGAACTGACCGCCTGGGAGGACCTCGGCGACAGCATCCGTCTCGGTGCGAGTGTCCCGTACAGCCGCATCATGCGGCATCTCCGCGGTGAGCTGCCCGGCCTCGCGCTCGCCTCGCACACCGTCGCCTCCCCGCAGATCCGCAACCGCGGCGGCGTCGGCGGCAACCTCGGGACCGCCTCCCCGGCCGGAGACGCCCACCCGGCGCTGCTCGCCGCGGGCGCCGAGGTCGAGGCCGAGTCCGTACGCGGCACCCGGCTCATCCCCATCGACGACTTCTACACCGGCGTCAAGCGCAACGCCCTGGCTCCCGACGAGCTGATCCGCGCCGTCCGCATCCGCAAGGCCGACGGCCCGCAGCAGTTCTCCAAGGTCGGCACGCGCAACGCCATGGTGATCGCCGTGTGCGCCTTCGGGATCGCCCTGCATCCCCGGTCGCGCACGGTGCGGACCGGCATCGGCTCCGCCGCCCCCACCCCGATCCGGGCGAAGGCGGCCGAGGAGTTCCTCGTCGCGGCCCTGGCGGAGGGCAACCACTGGGAGAGCGGCGGGCCGCTCCCCGAATCCCTCGTCAAGCAGTTCGCCACGCTCGCCGCCGGCGCCTGCAACCCCATCGACGACGTCCGCGGCACCGCCGCCTACCGCCGCCACGCCATCGGCGTCCTGGCCCGCCGCACCCTCGGCTGGACCTGGGCCGCCCGCGAGAGGAGCACCGCATGCGCGTGA
- a CDS encoding ATP-binding protein, with the protein MTWTGDPASGRESRRDIRARGARHRPQTAPRSGAHRAPAGRLHRALHHADLRAVPEVRRALRALLRPCLAEEPAATAELLASEVLTNALIHSGHDAVFTAIVHDGHLRVEVRDFTGRPPRPRAPRPHEATSGRGLLLVEALAADWGVRRHGVGKTVWFELGPADRASAHDRQPDAA; encoded by the coding sequence GTGACGTGGACGGGGGACCCGGCGAGCGGCCGGGAGAGCCGGCGGGACATCAGAGCGCGCGGTGCCCGGCACAGGCCGCAGACCGCGCCCCGGTCCGGCGCGCACCGCGCCCCGGCCGGGCGCCTGCACCGGGCTCTGCACCACGCCGACCTACGGGCGGTGCCGGAGGTCCGCCGGGCCCTGCGTGCCCTGCTGCGGCCCTGCCTCGCCGAGGAACCGGCGGCCACCGCCGAACTGCTCGCCTCGGAAGTCCTCACCAACGCCCTGATCCACTCAGGCCACGACGCGGTCTTCACCGCCATCGTGCACGACGGCCACCTCCGCGTGGAGGTCCGCGACTTCACCGGCCGGCCGCCCCGTCCCCGGGCGCCCCGGCCGCACGAGGCGACCAGCGGCCGCGGCCTGCTGCTGGTCGAGGCGCTCGCCGCCGACTGGGGCGTCCGCCGGCACGGCGTGGGGAAGACCGTCTGGTTCGAACTGGGGCCCGCGGACAGGGCGTCGGCGCACGACCGGCAGCCGGACGCGGCCTGA
- a CDS encoding (2Fe-2S)-binding protein produces the protein MSITAPAPGAPHPLPASPMAAAYARLAEVFPSLRVEEVGAGEALPEGAGWTRADRLAAGGEELDAFIAWDEEQVLRDYGKAARPDVLATFGLHRYAWPACLLITLPWFLLGRVPRFPVDQVAYDRAEGRMAVRTGAFACLPDDPAAGLPGARVVADEEALRGEVRAAVAEHLEPLLAGFGPRMRRRGRALWGMVTDEIVESLWYVGHLLGEEPRAMAELERLLPGATRPYVGTAAFRELTGPNGEALPTRDRASCCMFYTLRPEDTCVTCPRTCDTDRVSKLTATGAAASTTA, from the coding sequence ATGTCCATCACCGCTCCGGCGCCCGGCGCCCCGCACCCCCTCCCGGCCTCCCCCATGGCGGCCGCCTACGCCCGGCTGGCCGAGGTCTTCCCCTCGCTGCGCGTCGAAGAGGTCGGCGCCGGCGAGGCGCTCCCCGAGGGTGCCGGCTGGACCAGGGCGGACCGGCTCGCCGCCGGGGGCGAGGAGCTGGACGCGTTCATCGCCTGGGACGAGGAGCAGGTCCTGCGGGACTACGGCAAGGCCGCCCGACCGGACGTACTCGCCACCTTCGGCCTCCACCGGTACGCCTGGCCCGCCTGTCTGCTCATCACCCTCCCCTGGTTCCTGCTCGGCCGGGTCCCGCGCTTCCCCGTCGACCAGGTGGCGTACGACCGGGCCGAGGGGCGGATGGCGGTGCGCACCGGCGCTTTCGCCTGCCTGCCGGACGACCCGGCGGCGGGGCTGCCCGGTGCCCGGGTGGTGGCGGACGAGGAGGCGCTGCGCGGTGAGGTGCGGGCGGCCGTCGCCGAGCACCTGGAACCGCTGCTCGCCGGCTTCGGCCCCCGGATGCGGCGGCGCGGCCGGGCACTGTGGGGCATGGTCACCGACGAGATCGTCGAGAGCCTCTGGTACGTCGGCCACCTCCTCGGCGAGGAGCCGCGGGCCATGGCCGAGCTGGAGCGGCTGCTGCCGGGCGCGACCCGGCCGTACGTGGGGACGGCCGCCTTCCGCGAGCTGACCGGGCCGAACGGCGAGGCGCTGCCGACCCGGGACCGGGCGAGCTGCTGCATGTTCTACACCCTGCGGCCCGAGGACACCTGCGTGACCTGCCCGCGCACCTGCGACACGGACCGTGTCAGCAAGCTGACCGCCACGGGCGCCGCGGCCTCCACGACGGCCTGA
- a CDS encoding DUF2637 domain-containing protein, producing the protein MRMTDISLDWLLPGAVLLLGVLVAVAVLARGKRAGAKAEADDSWERSEERRRRKEAVYGTASYLLLFCCAAVAAALSFHGLVGFGRQNLNLSGGWEYLVPFGLDGAAMFCSVLAVREASHGDAALGSRLLVWTFAGAAAWFNWVHAPRGLGHAGAPQFFAGMSLSAAVLFDRALKQTRRAALREQGLVPRPLPQIRIVRWLRAPRETYHAWSLMLLEGVRSLDEAVDEVREDRREKTQDRMRRRDQQKMDRARIKALARSQRTIWGGRRGGAQVELAPAGAPAIPQQQLTEAPVTAPEQLPVRSRPSLQAVTGPEAADRQPQRATTVDLTAEDDTQALPRLDSLEQKLKDLEQQFG; encoded by the coding sequence ATGAGAATGACCGACATATCGCTCGACTGGCTGCTTCCCGGCGCCGTTCTGCTCCTGGGTGTGCTGGTCGCGGTGGCGGTTCTCGCGCGAGGGAAGCGGGCCGGGGCCAAGGCGGAGGCCGACGACTCCTGGGAGCGCAGTGAGGAGCGCCGCAGACGCAAGGAGGCCGTCTACGGCACCGCCTCCTATCTGCTGCTGTTCTGCTGCGCCGCCGTCGCGGCCGCGCTCTCCTTCCACGGCCTGGTCGGCTTCGGCCGGCAGAACCTCAACCTCTCCGGCGGCTGGGAGTACCTGGTGCCGTTCGGCCTGGACGGAGCGGCGATGTTCTGCTCCGTGCTCGCCGTCCGGGAGGCCAGCCACGGCGACGCCGCGCTCGGCTCACGGCTGCTGGTGTGGACGTTCGCCGGTGCCGCCGCCTGGTTCAACTGGGTGCACGCGCCGCGCGGTCTGGGCCACGCCGGGGCACCGCAGTTCTTCGCCGGGATGTCGCTGTCGGCGGCCGTCCTCTTCGACCGCGCGCTGAAGCAGACCCGGCGGGCGGCGCTGCGCGAGCAGGGGCTGGTGCCGAGGCCGCTGCCGCAGATCCGTATCGTCCGCTGGCTGCGGGCGCCCAGGGAGACGTACCACGCCTGGTCGCTGATGCTGCTGGAGGGCGTGCGGTCGCTGGACGAGGCGGTGGACGAGGTCCGCGAGGACCGCAGGGAGAAGACGCAGGACCGGATGCGCCGCCGGGACCAGCAGAAGATGGACCGGGCCCGGATCAAGGCGCTCGCCCGCAGCCAGCGCACCATCTGGGGCGGACGGCGGGGCGGTGCCCAGGTGGAGCTGGCGCCCGCCGGGGCTCCGGCGATCCCGCAGCAGCAGCTCACCGAGGCGCCGGTGACCGCGCCGGAGCAACTGCCGGTCCGCAGCCGGCCCTCGCTCCAGGCGGTGACCGGCCCCGAGGCGGCGGACCGGCAGCCGCAGCGGGCCACGACCGTCGACCTCACCGCCGAGGACGACACGCAGGCCCTGCCGCGGCTCGATTCGCTGGAGCAGAAGCTGAAGGACCTGGAGCAGCAGTTCGGCTGA